Proteins from one Staphylococcus sp. IVB6214 genomic window:
- a CDS encoding N-acetylneuraminate lyase — MNNELKGLYAALLVPFDESGQVKEAGLRQIVRNAIDAQKLDGLYVNGSSGENFLMNTEQKKEVFRIAKDEAKDAIHLIAQVGSLDLNEAIELGQYATELGYDALSAVTPFYYPFTFEEIRDYYFKIIEATKNNMIIYSIPGLTGVNISIQQFESLFENEYIIGVKYTAPDFYLLERLRKAFPDKLIFSGFDEMLVQAAISGVDGAIGSTYNINGVRARETFEAAQNGDVARAYELQHETNDIIESVIAMGLYPTLKAFLTEKGIDTGLPKAPFHPFNEAHRPVLKDLITKYNL; from the coding sequence GTGAATAATGAATTAAAAGGTTTATATGCTGCGCTTCTCGTACCATTTGATGAATCTGGTCAAGTGAAAGAAGCTGGACTCCGCCAAATTGTTAGAAACGCGATTGATGCTCAAAAATTAGATGGTCTATATGTCAACGGAAGTTCAGGAGAGAATTTCTTAATGAATACTGAACAGAAAAAAGAAGTTTTCCGCATTGCTAAAGATGAAGCAAAAGATGCGATTCATCTGATTGCACAAGTTGGTTCTTTAGACTTAAATGAAGCAATTGAACTTGGACAGTACGCAACAGAGTTAGGCTACGATGCACTATCAGCGGTTACACCGTTCTATTATCCATTTACATTTGAAGAAATTCGTGATTACTACTTCAAAATTATCGAAGCAACAAAAAACAATATGATTATTTATTCTATTCCAGGTCTTACTGGTGTGAATATTTCAATTCAACAATTTGAATCATTATTCGAAAATGAATACATTATCGGTGTAAAATACACAGCACCTGACTTCTACTTGTTAGAACGTTTACGTAAAGCGTTCCCTGATAAACTCATCTTCTCAGGATTTGATGAAATGCTTGTACAAGCAGCAATTTCTGGCGTTGATGGGGCGATTGGTTCAACTTATAACATCAATGGTGTTCGTGCTCGTGAAACATTTGAAGCTGCTCAAAATGGTGATGTCGCACGTGCTTATGAATTACAACATGAAACGAATGATATTATCGAATCAGTCATTGCAATGGGACTTTATCCAACACTCAAAGCATTCTTAACTGAAAAAGGTATCGATACAGGACTGCCAAAAGCACCATTCCATCCATTCAATGAAGCACATCGTCCGGTTCTTAAAGATTTGATTACGAAATACAACTTATAA
- a CDS encoding sodium:solute symporter, translated as METIGFGFWNWVALVLYLLLMLCIGAFFTKRAGKDTDSFFTASGRLPAWVVGFSIYATTLSAITFMSTPEKSFLTDWSYIAGNVAIVAIIPLLIYFYIPFFKKLRVTSAYEYLEARFNPAVRVIGSLLFVFFHLGRIAIVIYLPTLAITSVSDINPYVVASLVGLLCIIYTFLGGFEGVVWSDFIQGVILLGGALVIIIMGIAHIDGGFSSVVSDAVENKKLLSIDNWKLNATAAAIPIIFLGSVFNNLQQYTASQDVVQRYQASESLKETSQSIWTNGLLAIISAPLFYGMGTVLYVFYAQHQTLPEGFNTSSIVPYFILTEMPPFVAGLLIAAIFAAAQSTISSSLNSIAACLSVDIKQRFFGKKSEKAEVRFARFATVAVGLVGMLISLYLIAADSNDIWDLFLLITGLFGVPIAGIFAVGIFTKRTHGVGVIVGIIVAVIASYFLQGIGGAGSPFYVSILAFAIAFIVAYVASLIIPQPKKDIAGLTIFDKHGEVTYQSKQH; from the coding sequence TTGGAAACAATTGGTTTTGGTTTTTGGAACTGGGTTGCACTCGTTCTCTATTTACTACTCATGCTATGCATCGGAGCGTTCTTTACAAAACGTGCAGGTAAAGATACAGACAGCTTCTTTACCGCTAGTGGTCGATTGCCAGCCTGGGTGGTTGGTTTCTCAATTTATGCTACAACTTTAAGCGCCATCACTTTTATGTCGACGCCAGAAAAATCATTTTTAACAGACTGGTCGTACATTGCGGGTAACGTAGCCATTGTCGCTATTATTCCTTTACTCATTTATTTCTATATTCCATTTTTCAAAAAATTACGTGTTACGTCAGCATATGAATATTTAGAAGCGCGTTTTAATCCTGCAGTTCGTGTTATCGGATCATTACTTTTCGTCTTCTTCCATTTAGGACGAATTGCTATTGTTATTTACTTACCAACACTTGCGATTACTTCCGTGTCTGATATTAATCCATATGTTGTTGCAAGTCTCGTGGGTCTTTTATGTATCATTTATACATTCCTTGGTGGTTTTGAAGGCGTTGTATGGAGTGACTTTATTCAAGGTGTCATCTTACTAGGTGGTGCACTGGTTATTATCATCATGGGGATTGCACATATTGACGGTGGGTTTTCATCTGTCGTAAGTGATGCCGTTGAAAATAAAAAATTATTAAGCATTGATAACTGGAAATTGAATGCGACAGCTGCAGCCATTCCAATCATCTTTTTAGGAAGTGTCTTTAACAACTTACAGCAATACACTGCGAGTCAAGATGTAGTACAACGTTACCAAGCATCTGAATCACTGAAGGAAACGTCTCAGTCAATCTGGACGAACGGTCTTTTAGCCATTATCTCTGCGCCTCTTTTCTACGGTATGGGAACTGTACTATATGTATTCTATGCACAACATCAAACATTACCAGAAGGCTTTAATACATCATCAATCGTGCCGTATTTCATCTTAACTGAAATGCCACCATTCGTTGCTGGTTTATTAATTGCCGCTATTTTCGCAGCCGCGCAATCAACGATTTCTTCAAGTTTGAACTCAATCGCTGCTTGTCTGTCTGTCGATATTAAACAACGTTTCTTCGGAAAGAAAAGCGAAAAAGCAGAAGTACGCTTCGCACGTTTTGCAACAGTTGCAGTCGGTCTGGTTGGTATGCTGATTTCGCTCTATTTAATCGCTGCCGACTCAAATGATATCTGGGACTTATTCCTATTAATCACAGGGCTCTTTGGTGTACCAATTGCGGGTATCTTTGCAGTAGGTATCTTTACAAAACGTACACACGGTGTAGGTGTTATTGTAGGTATCATCGTAGCAGTTATTGCAAGCTACTTCTTACAAGGTATTGGTGGTGCAGGTTCTCCATTCTACGTATCTATCCTTGCCTTTGCAATCGCCTTTATCGTTGCATATGTTGCGAGTCTTATCATCCCACAACCAAAGAAAGATATTGCGGGACTTACTATTTTCGACAAACACGGAGAAGTGACTTATCAATCAAAACAACATTAA
- a CDS encoding ABC transporter substrate-binding protein has protein sequence MKRLLFSLLAVVFVLAACGQSNNSKESKAEMQSLELKTADGSQKVDIPKDPKRIVILSPTYAGGLKYLDANIAGVVESVDQSPVLAKQFKNVEKLGAEDVEKVATLKPDLILTYNTDKNVKKLEKIAPTLAIDYVQYNYLEQQELLGKIVGKEDQVKEWKADWEKQTTKDGKEIRKHLGEDTTVSIFEDFDKKIYAYGKNWGRGSEVVYQAFGLNMPTELEKATKKDGWTEISKEEVAKYAGDVVVSAQAKGSAEPEFQQTDMWKNLPAVKNDRVIKVDSNVYWYNDPYTLDIMRKGLKEQLMNK, from the coding sequence ATGAAAAGATTACTATTTTCTTTATTAGCAGTTGTTTTTGTTCTTGCAGCATGTGGTCAAAGTAATAATAGCAAAGAGTCTAAGGCTGAGATGCAATCGCTTGAATTAAAAACAGCAGACGGTTCACAAAAAGTAGACATTCCAAAAGATCCAAAACGCATTGTGATATTATCACCAACATATGCGGGTGGACTTAAATATTTAGATGCTAATATTGCAGGTGTTGTTGAAAGTGTTGATCAAAGTCCTGTATTAGCAAAACAGTTTAAAAATGTTGAAAAGTTAGGTGCTGAAGATGTCGAAAAAGTAGCGACTTTGAAACCAGACTTAATTTTAACGTACAATACAGACAAGAATGTTAAAAAATTAGAAAAGATTGCACCAACACTTGCAATCGACTACGTTCAATACAACTACTTAGAACAACAAGAATTACTTGGTAAAATAGTCGGCAAAGAAGATCAAGTCAAAGAATGGAAAGCTGATTGGGAGAAACAAACGACAAAAGATGGTAAAGAAATTAGAAAACATCTTGGTGAAGATACAACAGTTTCAATCTTTGAAGATTTTGATAAAAAAATCTACGCATACGGTAAAAACTGGGGGCGTGGAAGTGAAGTTGTCTATCAAGCATTTGGTTTGAATATGCCAACAGAATTAGAAAAAGCGACTAAAAAAGATGGTTGGACAGAGATTTCTAAAGAAGAAGTTGCGAAATATGCTGGAGATGTTGTGGTGAGTGCACAAGCAAAAGGATCTGCTGAACCAGAATTCCAACAAACAGATATGTGGAAAAACTTACCAGCTGTTAAAAATGATCGTGTGATCAAAGTAGATTCTAATGTATACTGGTACAATGATCCGTATACTTTAGACATTATGCGTAAAGGCTTGAAAGAACAATTAATGAATAAGTAA
- a CDS encoding YbaN family protein, which yields MRLLLLPVGVIFTLLGFAGAVLPLLPTTPFLLVAVICFAKSSDRLHDWLVKTHLYQAYVEDFRKYRGYTMRKKIQLLLSVYLVVGFSMWMVDIFWVRIGLVIMLAIQTIALFTWVRTLPESHDSR from the coding sequence ATGCGGTTATTGTTATTACCGGTTGGCGTTATTTTCACCCTACTTGGATTTGCTGGAGCCGTATTACCTCTATTGCCGACAACACCTTTTTTGTTAGTCGCTGTTATATGTTTTGCGAAAAGTTCGGATCGTCTACATGATTGGCTAGTGAAAACACATCTTTATCAAGCGTATGTGGAAGACTTCCGCAAATATAGAGGCTACACTATGCGAAAAAAGATACAGTTACTATTGAGTGTGTATCTTGTTGTAGGTTTTTCTATGTGGATGGTGGATATCTTCTGGGTACGCATCGGTTTAGTGATCATGTTAGCGATACAAACGATTGCGTTGTTTACATGGGTGAGAACACTGCCTGAAAGTCATGATAGTCGGTAA
- a CDS encoding acyl-CoA dehydrogenase family protein → MRSVLVQTEIQREWIQKLEQQREEFQSYAQSNDEQSRFPYENIQWLVDSGYTQLTLPKEYGGAGATIEDMVVLQSVLGSIDGATALSIGWHVGLVGELFERQLWNKDVLDEFAEAVKAGALINRAVSEAETGSPTRGGRPSTHATLEGDTYTLNGVKTFTSMSRGLTHVIVAAYIPHKEKVGFFYIPKEAEGLEVADNWNVVGMRATESHDLVMNDVKVHEKYLVEIKGEEPKFQNGWMLHIPSTYLGIAQAARDYAIDFSLTHSPNSIEGTISDLPVVQQNLGKMETKLLTARHMLWSTARAYQTLGDVDDISAETAAIKIIVMNEGLDVVDLAMRIVGAKSLEMDRPLQRYYRDMRAGLHNPPMEDMTYTNISHGVLEERREHL, encoded by the coding sequence ATGAGATCAGTTTTAGTTCAAACAGAGATACAACGTGAATGGATTCAGAAGTTAGAGCAACAACGTGAGGAATTTCAGTCATATGCACAATCAAATGATGAACAAAGCCGCTTTCCGTATGAAAACATTCAATGGCTTGTCGATTCAGGATATACACAACTCACATTGCCAAAAGAATATGGAGGTGCTGGCGCAACAATTGAAGACATGGTCGTTTTACAGTCTGTATTAGGATCAATCGATGGTGCGACAGCATTGTCTATCGGATGGCATGTTGGACTCGTTGGAGAACTTTTTGAAAGACAATTATGGAACAAAGATGTGTTAGATGAGTTTGCAGAAGCGGTAAAAGCGGGTGCATTGATTAACCGTGCTGTTAGTGAAGCAGAAACGGGTAGCCCAACACGTGGTGGTAGACCGAGCACACATGCGACATTAGAAGGAGATACGTATACGCTTAATGGTGTTAAAACATTTACGTCAATGAGTCGTGGTTTAACGCATGTTATTGTTGCAGCGTATATTCCACATAAAGAAAAAGTAGGATTCTTCTATATTCCAAAAGAAGCAGAAGGATTAGAAGTGGCAGATAACTGGAACGTTGTTGGTATGAGAGCAACAGAAAGCCATGACTTGGTAATGAATGACGTAAAAGTACATGAGAAATATTTAGTAGAAATCAAAGGAGAAGAACCGAAGTTTCAAAATGGCTGGATGCTACATATTCCAAGTACATATTTAGGTATTGCACAAGCAGCACGTGACTATGCCATTGACTTTAGTTTAACGCACAGTCCTAACAGTATTGAAGGAACGATTAGTGACCTTCCAGTCGTACAACAAAACTTAGGAAAAATGGAAACGAAGTTATTAACAGCACGCCACATGCTATGGAGTACAGCACGCGCTTACCAAACTCTAGGTGATGTAGATGATATCTCTGCTGAAACAGCTGCAATTAAAATTATCGTGATGAATGAAGGTCTAGATGTTGTAGACTTAGCAATGCGTATTGTTGGCGCAAAAAGCTTAGAAATGGACAGACCTTTACAACGTTATTATCGTGATATGCGTGCAGGATTGCATAACCCACCGATGGAGGATATGACATATACGAATATTTCACATGGTGTCTTAGAAGAGCGTCGTGAGCATTTGTAA
- a CDS encoding MarR family transcriptional regulator yields MEKYAVKDMKDLMVISYTSKYLQSTIKRQFNLTYEELFILTFIHDNRKESYNVKDIIRASEFKPYYITKALQKLKELGFLSKKRNEQDERTVIVEVNKAQYRKMDLLFEKIEKLF; encoded by the coding sequence ATGGAAAAGTATGCAGTGAAAGATATGAAAGATCTTATGGTCATTAGTTACACGTCGAAGTATTTGCAATCAACGATTAAACGTCAATTCAATCTAACGTATGAAGAACTGTTTATTTTGACATTTATTCATGACAATCGCAAGGAATCATACAACGTCAAAGACATAATACGTGCATCTGAATTCAAACCGTATTACATTACGAAGGCGTTACAGAAGTTAAAAGAACTAGGTTTCTTATCGAAAAAAAGAAATGAACAAGATGAGCGTACCGTTATTGTTGAAGTCAATAAAGCACAATATCGAAAAATGGATTTATTGTTCGAAAAGATCGAAAAACTGTTTTAA
- a CDS encoding DoxX family protein yields MITRYATNLKVAKEMFDAAQPKLKGDEGMKQAFEQFNLQPELVKVVGAAEAAAAGLLGLSLFSKRLSQAGSIITLGVMGVAIAKHLQAGHGKEGAQHAIDVAKLAGMSLADTFLSKK; encoded by the coding sequence ATGATTACAAGATATGCAACAAACTTAAAAGTAGCAAAAGAAATGTTCGATGCAGCACAACCGAAGTTAAAAGGTGATGAGGGAATGAAACAAGCCTTTGAACAATTTAACTTACAACCTGAATTAGTAAAAGTAGTAGGTGCAGCAGAAGCGGCTGCCGCTGGTTTATTAGGTCTTAGCCTATTCAGTAAACGTCTATCACAAGCAGGTTCAATAATTACTTTAGGTGTAATGGGTGTTGCGATTGCTAAACACTTACAAGCAGGACACGGTAAAGAAGGCGCACAACATGCAATTGACGTTGCTAAACTTGCTGGAATGAGTTTAGCAGATACATTTCTTTCCAAAAAATAA